TGGTCGCCGAAGGGGCCTTCGGGGAGCGTCTCGCCCGGCTCCAGCCAGCCCTCGATGACGACTTCGGCGTTGGCCGGGACCTGGAGCGGGACGGTCTTGCAGTCGACCATCTCGATCCGCTTGCCCTGCACGAAGCCGGCGAAGAGGTACTCGTCGATGTCCTCGGGGAGCGGCGCGGTCGACGCGTACGTCACGGCGGGCGGGGCCCCGAAGGCGATCGCCACGGGCAGGCGCTCGCCGCGCTTGGCGGCGACGGCGTAGTGGTTGCGGCTGTCCTTGTGGATCTGCCAGTGCATGCCGATGGTGCGCTTGTCGTGGCGCTGGAGGCGGTACAGGCCGAGATTGCGGATGCCGGTCTCGGGGTGCTTGGTGTGGGTGAGGCCGAGGTTGAAGAAGGAGCCGCCGTCCTCGGGCCAGGTGAAGAGCGCGGGGAGCTTGTCGAGGTCGACGTCGTCGCCGGTGAGGACGACTTCCTGGACGGGGGCGCTGTCCTGCTTCACCTTCTTCGGCGGCACGTGCGCCATGGTGCCGAGCTTGCCGAAGGCTTCGCGGACGCCGACGAAGCCCTGGGGCAGCTCGGGGCGGAGGAGGCCGCCGATCTTGCCGCTGATCTCGTCGTACGACTTGAGGCCGAGCGCCTTGAGGAGGCGGCGGTCGGTGCCGAAGACGTTCATCGCCAGGGGCATCGAGGCGCCCTTGACGTTCTCGAAGAGGAGGGCCGGTCCGCCAGCCTTGTTCACGCGGTCGACGATCTCCCCGACCTCCAGGTGCGGGTCGACTTCGGCCTTGATGCGCTTGAGGTCGCCCTCGCGCTCCAGGGCGCGGAGCAGCGAGCGGAGATCGTCGTAAGCCATGGGGTCCAGTCTGTCATCCCGGCCGGGATGCCAGCAGATGCGGGGGCCGCGCCCCCGCCCGCTACCCTGGCCGCGTCAACGGGGTCCGTACGTGCCCCGCCACCGTCCCCGGGGGGATCGCTCGGCCATGCTCAGGTACATCCCGTTTCTGCTGGTCCTCGCGCTCTGGATCTACGCCTTCATCGACTGTCTGAACACCCCGGAGGAAGAGGTCCGCGGCCTCCCCAAGGTCGTCTGGGTCATCATCATCCTGCTCTTCGGCGAGGTCCTGATCGGCCCCATCGCCTGGCTCGTCGCCGGCCGTCACCGCCGCGCCCCCGCCAATGGCTCGACCCCGTCCGAGTGGCACCGCAATCAGCGGCCCACCATGACCGCCCCCGACGACGACCCCGAGTTCCTGCAGTCCCTCAAGGCGGAGAACCGCAAGGACGAGTCGCTCCTCAAGGACTGGGAGGCGGACCTGCGCCGCCGCGAGGAGGAGCTCCGGCGGCGCGAAGAGGACGACAAGAGCTGACCGTGCGCCGCGAGGGCGTACCCCCGTACACCCTGTACGCCCTCGCGCCCCCGGAAGCGGACACCGCGCCCCTGCCCGCGCCCGCGCAACCGCCGGACACTTACGGGGCATGACGACCCTTCCCACCAGCGCCCCGGCGCCCACCGACGCCCCCGCCACCGACTACGGCGACAAGGTCATCGCCGTCGAGACGGCGGGCTCCGACCCCATCCCGCTCTCCGAGCGGCACGGGCGTCCGCGCCAGCTGCTGTGGACCTGGGCCTCGCCCAACATCGAGTTCGCGACCGTCTACATCGGCGTCATCTCGGTCCTCTTCTTCGGCCTCAGCTTCTGGCTGGCCGCCGCCGCGCTCGTCCTCGGTACGGCGCTCGGCTCGCTCACCCAGGGCCTCCTCTCCACGGACGGCCCCCGCTTCGGCGTCCCGCAGATGGTGATCGGCCGCCTCTCCTTCGGCCACCGCGGCAACGCGCTCCCCGCCGGGGTCAACGCCCTTGTCGCGGGCGTCGGCTGGTTCGCCGTGAACAGCGTCAGCGCCGCCTTCGCGCTCAACACCCTCACCGGCCTCCGCCCCCTCCCGAGCCTCCTCCTCGTGGTCGCCGCCGAGATCGCCATCGGTTTCATCGGCCACAACTTCGTGCACGTCTTCGAGCGGTACGCACTCCCGCTCCTCGCCGTCGTCTTCGTCCTGGCCGGCATCTGGACCTTCGACCACGCGCACCTCTCCGCCCCCGCGTCCGGCGGCGGCTCCCTCGGCGGCTTCCTCCTCGCGACCAGCACCGCCTTCGGCTACGCAGCCGGCTGGAACACCTACGCCTCCGACTACACCCGCTACCTCCCGCACACCGCCTCGCGCCTGAAGACCGCCCTCTACCCGGCGCTCGGCCTCTTCGTCTCGATCACCGTCGTCGCCCTGATCGGCGCGGCCTCCGCCACGATCGTCGCCCCGAAGGACGCCACCCCGACGGCCGCCTTCACCGGCCATCTCCCGGACTGGCTCGGCAACCTCACACTGCTGGCGATCATCCTGGGCGGCATCTCGGCGAACGCCCTCAACATCTACTCGTCCTCCATGTCGCTCACCTCGCTGGGCCTCAACCTCCCGCGCTGGCTGGGCCGTTCGACGCTGGTCGCGATCTCCGGTGTGGCCGGCACGGCGGCGGCCTGGGCGTCGCTGTCGGACGCGGGTCATGCGTACGAGGCGTTCCTGCTGGTCATCGCGTACTGGGTCGGCCCGTGGCTCGGTGTCGTACTCCTCGACCGGTGGCTGTCGGCGCGCACGACGCCCGACGAGGAGCTGACTCTCCGCCTTCTGGACCGCACGTACGCCAACTGGTCAGGTGTGGCAGCCCTGTTGGCGGGCGTCGCCGTCTCCGTCCCGCTCTTCTCGAACCAGGAGAAGTACGTCGGCTGGGCGGCCGAGCAGTGGCCGTCGCTGGGCGACATCACCTGCGCGGTCGGCTTCGTGGTCAGCGCCCTCGTCTACGCGGGCCTGACGGCGCTGTCCCGGCGCCGCCTACGCGACTGACCTGACCCCGCTCACCTGCACCACCGCGGGCCCCGCCCCCTGCACGATCCGCCGGGCACACGCCGCCGACAGGAGCTCCCCCAGCAGCTCGGGGTCGCCGACCTCCAGACCGAGGAGCGACTCGATGCGCTCCAGCCGCTGGTAGAGCGACTGCCGCCCGATGTGCAGGAGGGCGGCGGTGCGCGTCGGCGAGCACCCGTGCCGCAGATGCACTTCCAGCGTCCGTACGAGATCCGAACCGTGCGCCGCCTCCCACGCGAGCAGCGGCCCCAGCGTGTGCTCCACCAGATGCGAGAGCCGGTCGCGGTTGGCCTCGATGCCGCCCCGCGTCAGCTCCCGCTCCAGTGCGAGGGCCCGCGACGAGGTGATCAACGCCCCCTGTACGAGGCCGGGTTCGGCAGAGGCGACCGTGAGCGCCAGTTCCAGCGCGGTCCGCGCGGCCCGCAGCGTCTCGCTCCACCGCAGCCAGCCCGCGTCCCCCGCCACCGCGTGCCCGACGGCGGCGACCACGCCCGCCCCGCAGCCCCCCAGCGCGTCCTGCACGGCCCGCACCGGATCGCGCCGCCCACCGTCCACGGCAATCAGCGCAAGCGTGTCCCCGGGGAAGGCCGCGCACAGCGCCGCATGCCCCCCGAGCCGCCGCACCGCACCCCCGAGCCCCGCGTCGACGCCCTGCGCGGACACCCCGACGAGCCGCGCACCGGCCCCCGGACGGAATCCGGCGAGCGCCGAACGCGCCGAGACCTCCGGCTGGTTGAGCGCCCGCCCGTCCGCCAGATCGGCCAGCAGCGCGGCACCGTGATCACCGCCCCAGGGCCGTACGGCGGGCCCGGTCAGCCCCTGCGCGACGATGGCCCGGTTGGCGGCCTCGGTGATCCGCACAAAGGGGACGACGCGCCGCAGCGCGACGAGCGGCAGCCCCAACTTCCCTGCCTCGTCGACGACTTCCTCCGGCATGACGGCGAGCGCCCGCCCCACCTCGACGACGAGCCCGACCGCGCCCCGGGCGGCGAGCTCGCGCACGTACCGCCGCCGGAACTCCTCGCCGACCTCCGCGAGCCCGAAGCCGTTGGTGAGCAGGAGCTCGCCGCCGTCGAGGAAGTTCGCGCCCTCGTACACCTCGCTGGAGTGCACCCACCGGACGGGCCGGTCGAGCGCGTCGGCCCCGGCGAGCAGGTGCGGCGAGGCGTCGCGGACCGCGTCGAGGGACAGAATCTCGCGGAGGGTGAGCGCAGGCATGGAGGGCCTCCCGACAGTTCGTCCGGCTTCCGGCTGCCCGGAGAGTACTTTCCGCACGTTGCCCCGGTGTTTCCCCGCCAGGAGAGTGAGAGCCATGGCCATCCACACCACAGCACCCCGTATCCCCACGATCGACCTGAAGCCGTGGCTCTCCGGCGACGAGAAGGCGCGGGCCGAGATCGCCGCGACCGTGGACGAAGCGCTGAAGACGGCGGGCTTCCTGCTGGTGACGGGGCACGGGGTCGACCCGGCTCTGCGCGGCCGGATCCGCGAGGCCGCACGGGAGTTCTTCCGCCTCCCGGCCGTGACGAAGGAGCCGTACGCGGTCAAGGTCGGCGGCCGGGGCTGGCTCGGCCCGGGCGCGGAGGCGAACGGCTACTCGGAGGGGACCCCGACGCCCCCCGACCTGAAGGAGTCGATCTCCTTCGCGGCGGAGGAGGAGACGGGCGACGCGGAGGTCGACGCGGAGTGGTTCGCCCCCAACACCTGGCCGGCGGAGGCCCCGGAGCTGAAGGCGCTGGTGACCGCGTACCTCTCGCAGATGCAGCAGCTCTCCGACCGGCTCCTCGAACTCCTCGGCACGGCGCTCGGCCAGGAGCCCGACTTCTTCACGCGGCACACGGCCCACCCGACCTGGGGTTTCAACATCAACTGGTATCCCGGCACGGAGGTGACGGGCCCTCCGGAGCCCGGCCAGTTCCGTATCGGCCCGCACACGGACTTCGGCACGGTGACGGTCCTCGACCGGCAGGCGGGCAAGGGCGGGCTGCAGGTCTTCACGGACGAGGGCGGGTGGGAGGACGCGCCGTACGACCCGGACGCGTTCACCATCAACATCGGTGATCTGATGGCCCGTTGGACGGGCGACCGCTGGCGCTCGGGCCGCCACCGGGTGCTGCCGCCGCCGGCGGACGTGCCTGCCGAGGAGCTGATGTCGCTGGTCTACTTCTACGAGTGCGACCCGCGTACGACGGTCGCCCCGGTTCCGGCGCCGACGGGCCGGGTGGCGTACGAGCCGGTGGACAGCCATGTGTATCTGCGGGGGAAGCTGGACGCGATCACCGTGTCGTGAACGCGTAAGCCCGCCGGGACCTTCGCCCTCCGGCCTCGGGCCCTCTGCCGTACGAGGAGCGGCCGGCCCGGCGTTAGCGTTGTCGGTGCGAGAGGACATCACCGCCGGATGGCGGCAGATCCTTCCGTACGCCTCCCTCTGCGAGGCGGCAAGAGAAAGTAGTACCAGCGTCGGCGCCCTTGCCCGGGCAGCCCCTATGCGACGCGAGGGCGGACCCAGTAGAGAAATCCTGGGTTCCCGGTGCTGCGCAATCGCTCTTCGACGTCACGTCCCCGGGGACCCCCTCCGGAACGGACCACACGCATGTCTCAGCAGCAGCTCGAACGCAACAAGCAGATCGTCGTCGACTACTACCGGACGGCCTTCGGCGGCGACCCGGAGAAGGCCATCGCGGACCACTTCGGCGACCGCTACATCCAGCACAACCCGGATGCGGCGGACGGCCCCGAGGCGTTCATCGGCTTCGTGGAGTGGCTCCGGGGTACGTACCCGGAGCTGCGCCTGGACATCAAGCGCGTCGTCGCCGAGGGCGACATGGTGGTCACGCACTCCCACCTGATCCTCAGGCCGGGCGAGCCGGGCCGTGCGCTGGCGGACTTCTTCCGCCTGGAGGACGGCAAGGTCGTCGAGCACTGGGACGTCATCCAGGAGGTCCCGGCCGAGTCGGCGAACCCCAACGGAATGTTCTGACTTCTCCGTCACCGGGGCCGCCGGCGCCGCCGCCCGAGGCCGTCCATGAGGACGCGCAGTACGGCGAGGCGCTGGGCGGCCACCTCGGCCCCCGCGGACGGGCTGAGCGCCTTGCGGGCGGCATGCGCGGCGAGCACGCCGACGATCAGCCGCACCAGCGCACTGCTGATGCCTACGGCGGCGAACGCCCAGGCCGCGCCGCCCAGTTGATGACCGATCATCTTCGACCACACCTTTCGCGGGAGAGCCCCAGATCTACCGCCCGCTCGCGGCCTCCCGCTTCCCCGCACCCGCGCGGAAGTGCCTCCCCTCCCCCAACTTCCGCGCAGCCGCGTCCCTTTCGCGATCCACGGGACCGGTGAACCATGCGGAAATGCCCGCCACAAAACCCGCCCGCGGCAAGAGCTGGAAACGGGACCTCCCTTTCCCCTACGACCAGGACCTGTCCGGGGTGCTGCGCCACCTCAACCGCCGCACGCGCCCCTTCCGCACCCGCCTGTCCAACGACCCGGTGACGGCCTCCTACCTGGCGGCGGGCATGCGCCTGCTGAGCCGGCACATGGGCCCCCGTCCGGCCGAACACCCCCCAACAGACCGCCCGTTGCTCCGCTTCCTCTCCCAGCGCGCGGTGGCGGCGGAGCTGGGCAACAACCCCACCCCCTTCGCCCGCAGGGGCAACGTCGCCCAGCTCCGCGACCGCTGGAGCGCCCAGGCGGACTACGTCTCCGACCTGATCCACTTCGCGGTCTGGCACGACAACTACCGCCCCGGCCACCGCGAACAGCGCACCGCCCGCGCCCAGCAGCTCACCAGCGGCCCGGACTTCGTGGCGGCGGTCCACGAGACGGCGTACGAGCACACGGCGGAGGGTGTCGACACCGCGTCGGTCCGCCTGAGCCTGGCCCTGATGGCGGGGGCGGAGGGCGACAGCGAGGTCACGGACGCGATCTCATCCCTGTACGCCGCCTACTTGGGCTCCTGGAAGGAGCTCTACGCGGCCGTACTCCACGACCGCCACCTGCGCCTGCGCCCCGGCCTCACGCTCGACGACCTGGCCAACGCGCTCTCCGCCACGACGGACGGCACGATCCTGCGCACGATCGGCGACCCGACCGCCACGGTCATGGACCACGCCAACCGCCGCTCCCTGATGGGCACGGTGGCCCTGGCGGTGATCCACGCCTTCCTGGAACCGGAGGAGGACGCGACCGGCCTCACCCTGGAGGAGGCGGTGGCGGAACGCTTCGACGGGCGCGCGTACTGACCGCCGCCGGCCACTCACACAGCAACGACACGCACGTCAGGCGGTTCCAGCACGGCGAGACAGGCCTTCACGTCCTCCGGGTCGCTGGTGAAGATCACTGCGCTGCCGTGCCGGACCGCAGCCAGCGCCACCCAGGCGTCGACCGCATCGGGCCGCTTCTTGGGCGGCAGTTTCGCCCCGCCCAGCGCCGTGCCGAACCGTCGCCAGTCGATGACGTCGGGACCCGTCGCGCAGGCGATGCACGCGGGCTGCCCCGCCTTCGTCGCACGCATCGGAGGCGCGGAGGCCCGCGCCTGGGGCACCGTGCAGTCCTTGAGCACCCCTGCCAGCGAATGCACCAGCGCCGGCCTCGGCCGCCAGACCTGGGCAAGGACGGGGCCGAGCACGAGCGCGCGATGCGGGCTCTCCTTCATCCCCTCATGCAGATGAACGGCCTTCGCCTTGCGGTCGGCGAGCGCGATCAGCATCCCGGTGTCGTACACCGGAACCCGTGCGCTCACGCGACCCGCTCCGGGCTGACGTCATGCCGGTCCGCGCCGTAGACGAGCCCGAGCGCCGCCTCGACGTCGCGGCGCTCCTGCTCCGTCAGCTCCCCGTCGACCGCGCCCGGCTCCCCCGCAAGCTCGCGCGCGCCACTCTCCGCGGCGTCGATCAGCGCGTCCACCTTGGCGAACTGCTCCTCTATGGCGTCCGTCTCGGCCATCTGCCGCGTCGCGGCATGCACGAGGTACGCGGAGACGTCCATCCCCGCCCGTTCCGCGTGCAGCCTGATGCGCTCGGCCTGCTCCTGCTCAAGGCTGATGCTGATCCTGGTCTTGGCCACGCCACCAGCGTATGACGCGTATTACGATCGTGCCAGGCGCGTACGACAGCCTGCGCTTAGCCCCCGAACTGCTCGTGGTCGGCCAGCACCGCGTCGATCACGCGCCGGTTGAGCGCGGCCTTCTCCTCGTCCCTGTCGATGCACTCGCTCAGCACGAGCAGCGACTTCCACAGCGACCAGCCCCTGGCCCGCGCCCACATGCCCGCGTCCTGCCCGACCGCTTCGCGGAACGCCTCGCGTTCCGCGCCCTCGAACATGCCCCAGGCGATCACCAGATCGCAGGCGGGGTCGCCGATGCCCGACGTACCGAAGTCGATGACGGCGGTCAGCTTTCCGTCGGCGACCAGCAGGTTGCCCTGCGCGATGTCCCCGTGGAACCACACCGGCGCCCCGCGCCACTCCGCGCCGAGGGCCGCTTCCCAGACTGCGGCGGCCTTCTCGGTGTCCACGCGGCCCTTCAGCGCGGCCAAGTAGCAGCGGGTCTCCTCGTCGTAGAACGCGGGCGACGCACCCCGGTACCAGCTGTGCTCCCCGCCGACCGGACCACCGGTGGCGTCGGCACGCTGGAGCGCGCGGATGAACTCCGCGACGGAGACGGCGAATTGGACCCGGTCCCCGATCCGCTCCCACGCGGCCGTCTCGCCGTCGAGCCAGCCGCGTACGGACCACGGATACGGATACCCCTCGCCCGGCGCACCCATCGCCAGCACGGGTGGAACCGCGACCGGCAACTGCGGGGCGAGGCGCGGGAGCCAGTGGTTCTCCTTGTCGACGGCGGGTACGTAGCCGGGTCCCGTGGGCAGCCGTACGGTCATGTCGTCGCCGAGCCGATAGGTCCGGTTGTCCCAGCCGTCGACCTCCACGGGGGTCACGTCCAGCCCGCTCCACTGCGGGAACTGCGCGGCGAGCAAACGCTTCACGAGGGCGGCGTCGATACCGGCGCGGCCGTCGGGGGGAGTCGAAACCATCCGGGGATCATCGCGAAGGCGGGGCGTACGGTGCAACGAAATATCGTGGCGCCGTACGGCAGAATGCCCCCGTGCCGACCAAGATCGAGCTGAGCGAGCAAGAACTCCGTGCGATCACGGGCTACGCGGCGGCGTGTGCCCGCAGGGCGCTGCCCCTTTTCGAGCGCCAGTGCCCGACGGACACCCGCCCCCGCGACGCCGTCGATGCAGCCGACGCTTTCGCCGGAGGCGGCCGGCGCACGGCGGCCCTGCGGCAGATCGCGTGGGCGGCGTACAAGGCGGCGCAGGAAACGACCGCCCCGGCTGCGGAGGACGCGGCCCGGGCAGCGAGCCACGCGGCGGCGGCCGCGTATCTCCACCCCCTGGCGGACGCCCACCAGGTGAAGCACATCCTCGGCGCCGCGGCGCACGCGGCACGGGCGGAGGAGCTGGCGGGCGTCGCTGCGGGGACTCTGGACTGGGCGCGCCACCACGCTCCCCCGGCGGTCACCGCGGTGCTGGCCCGAATGCCCGCGGCCCCGCCCGGAGGCGGCCGCGCGGGAGAACTGATCCGTGAGCTGGACGCGGCCCTTCGCACCTGAGGCTCAACCAGCCGAAGCGGTAAGGGCTTTGAGCCACTCGTCGACCGGTACGACGTCCGCCCACAACGGAAAGAGCCGCTCTGTGAGGACCCGGTGCAGCTCCTGGTCGGTGTCGAGGCACCCGTCCACCAGGACCGTGAGCCCGAAGTCCAGGTCGACGCCCCGGGCCAGCGTGGTCAGTACCACCGCACTGGTGGCGATCCCGGCGAGGACCAGGTGGTTGATGCCACGGGCCCTGAGGACCAGGTCCAGGTCGCTGCCCGAGAAGGCACTGCCCCGCCGCTTGGTGACCACGATGTCGTCCGGCCTGGGCGTGATGTCGGGATGGATCTCACTGCCGGGAGCGCCCTCGGTGAACAGCCCCGCCTCCAGAACGGTGGCCATCGCCCGGCTGCGGGAGCTGACTTCAGGCTGCCCTGCCCGTAGACCCATGGTCACGTAGATGACGGGGATGCCGGCAGCGCGGGCCCCATCGATCGCCGCCCGCAGCCGTCCCAGATATCCGGAATCGGCGCCGACGATGTCCACGACGTCCCGCTGGACGTCCATCACGAGGAGTGCAGTGTCTGCCATGGAGGCAGCCTGCTGCGCAACTGGCCGATTGTGAAGACCACTTGGGTGGTGCGAGCCTGTGGCCCGGAACGGGCAGTTCGATCAGAAGTCAGAAGAAGGTGGGGTGACCCGCATGCGTGCGGTGGTCTTCGAGCGGTTCGGCGAGCCGGCCGGGGTACGGGACGTGCCCGACCCCGTTGCGGCGCCGCGCGGGGTCGTGGTGCGGGTCGAGGCGACGGGGGTGTGCCGCAGCGACTGGCACGGGTGGATGGGCCACGAGCCCGAGATCGTGCTGCCGCACGTGCCAGGACACGAATTCGCGGGGGTCGTCGCCGAGGTGGGCGCGGAGGTACGCGGCTGGCGGGTCGGCGACAGGGTGACCGTGCCGTTCTCGTGCGGCTGCGGGAGCTGTCCGACGTGTGCGTCGGGGAATCACCAGGTGTGCGAGCGGGGCGCGACGCCCGGGTTCACACACTGGGGATCGTTCGCGGAGTACATCGCGCTCGACCACGCCGACGTGAACCTGGTGGCGCTCCCGGACGACATGGCCTTCACCGCGGCGGCGGGCCTCGGCTGCCGTTTCGCGACGGCGTTCCGGGCCGTGGTCCAGCAGGGCCGCGTGGCGGCGGGCGAGTGGGTGGCGGTGCACGGGTGCGGCGGGGTCGGACTGTCGGCGGTGATGATCGCGGCGGCGTCCGGGGCGCGGGTGGTGGCGGTGGATGTGGCGCCGGGGGCGCTGGAACTGGCCCGTAAATTCGGGGCTGTTGAGTGCGTGGACGCGACGGGGGTGTCCGACACGGCGGAAGTGGTACGGGAGTTGACGGGCGGAGGCGCGCACCTGTCGCTGGACGCGCTCGGCGCCCAGGTGACGTGCGCGGCCTCGATCGGCTCCCTGCGGCGGCGCGGACGGCACGTGCAGGTGGGGCTGCTGCACGACGACCCCGTGATGCCGATGGGCCGGGCGATCGCGTACGAACTGCAGCTGATCGGCAGCCGGGGCATGGCGGCGCACACGTACCCGGGAATGCTGGCCCTGGTACGGAGCGGGGTGCTGCGCCCCGACCTCCTGGTGACGTCGACGATCGGCCTGGGAGAGGCGGGTGCGGCGCTGGCAGCCATGGGGTCGGCGCCGGGGCCCGGGGTGACGGTGGTGGAACCCTTCACCCCGTAGCGGCAGGGGGCACGGCCCGTTCCATGGGTGCGCGATCGAGGATTTCGATGTACATGATCCGTCCGTCCACGACGTCCAGGATCAGCATCCCGTTCGAGGGCAGGAGCGGCACGCATCGATGGCCCGGGCCATACGGCTGCCCCTGCGGATGGTCCGAGGTCCGGATGCTCTGACAGAAGTCGTCCCCGCAGCCGCACTCACCGACGAGCCGGACGTCCCGCACGACGATGGACAGGTCCCGTTCCCCCTCCTCTTCGAGGGCGACGACCAGTTCGGCGATGAGGTCCGGGTAGACATCACG
The sequence above is drawn from the Streptomyces sp. NBC_01465 genome and encodes:
- a CDS encoding menaquinone biosynthesis decarboxylase; the protein is MAYDDLRSLLRALEREGDLKRIKAEVDPHLEVGEIVDRVNKAGGPALLFENVKGASMPLAMNVFGTDRRLLKALGLKSYDEISGKIGGLLRPELPQGFVGVREAFGKLGTMAHVPPKKVKQDSAPVQEVVLTGDDVDLDKLPALFTWPEDGGSFFNLGLTHTKHPETGIRNLGLYRLQRHDKRTIGMHWQIHKDSRNHYAVAAKRGERLPVAIAFGAPPAVTYASTAPLPEDIDEYLFAGFVQGKRIEMVDCKTVPLQVPANAEVVIEGWLEPGETLPEGPFGDHTGFYTPQEPFPALTIDCITMRKRPLIQSIVVGRPPTEDGPLGRATERFFLPLLKIIVPDIVDYHLPESGGFHNCAIVSINKKYPKHAQKVMHAIWGAHMMSLTKLIVIVDADCDVHNLHEVSWRALGNTDYSRDLTVVEGPVDHLDHASYQQFWGGKAGIDATKKWPEEGYTRDGGWPNMVESDPQTAAKVDRRWKEYGLS
- a CDS encoding PLD nuclease N-terminal domain-containing protein; the encoded protein is MLRYIPFLLVLALWIYAFIDCLNTPEEEVRGLPKVVWVIIILLFGEVLIGPIAWLVAGRHRRAPANGSTPSEWHRNQRPTMTAPDDDPEFLQSLKAENRKDESLLKDWEADLRRREEELRRREEDDKS
- a CDS encoding purine-cytosine permease family protein, whose product is MTTLPTSAPAPTDAPATDYGDKVIAVETAGSDPIPLSERHGRPRQLLWTWASPNIEFATVYIGVISVLFFGLSFWLAAAALVLGTALGSLTQGLLSTDGPRFGVPQMVIGRLSFGHRGNALPAGVNALVAGVGWFAVNSVSAAFALNTLTGLRPLPSLLLVVAAEIAIGFIGHNFVHVFERYALPLLAVVFVLAGIWTFDHAHLSAPASGGGSLGGFLLATSTAFGYAAGWNTYASDYTRYLPHTASRLKTALYPALGLFVSITVVALIGAASATIVAPKDATPTAAFTGHLPDWLGNLTLLAIILGGISANALNIYSSSMSLTSLGLNLPRWLGRSTLVAISGVAGTAAAWASLSDAGHAYEAFLLVIAYWVGPWLGVVLLDRWLSARTTPDEELTLRLLDRTYANWSGVAALLAGVAVSVPLFSNQEKYVGWAAEQWPSLGDITCAVGFVVSALVYAGLTALSRRRLRD
- a CDS encoding PucR family transcriptional regulator is translated as MPALTLREILSLDAVRDASPHLLAGADALDRPVRWVHSSEVYEGANFLDGGELLLTNGFGLAEVGEEFRRRYVRELAARGAVGLVVEVGRALAVMPEEVVDEAGKLGLPLVALRRVVPFVRITEAANRAIVAQGLTGPAVRPWGGDHGAALLADLADGRALNQPEVSARSALAGFRPGAGARLVGVSAQGVDAGLGGAVRRLGGHAALCAAFPGDTLALIAVDGGRRDPVRAVQDALGGCGAGVVAAVGHAVAGDAGWLRWSETLRAARTALELALTVASAEPGLVQGALITSSRALALERELTRGGIEANRDRLSHLVEHTLGPLLAWEAAHGSDLVRTLEVHLRHGCSPTRTAALLHIGRQSLYQRLERIESLLGLEVGDPELLGELLSAACARRIVQGAGPAVVQVSGVRSVA
- a CDS encoding isopenicillin N synthase family dioxygenase; translation: MAIHTTAPRIPTIDLKPWLSGDEKARAEIAATVDEALKTAGFLLVTGHGVDPALRGRIREAAREFFRLPAVTKEPYAVKVGGRGWLGPGAEANGYSEGTPTPPDLKESISFAAEEETGDAEVDAEWFAPNTWPAEAPELKALVTAYLSQMQQLSDRLLELLGTALGQEPDFFTRHTAHPTWGFNINWYPGTEVTGPPEPGQFRIGPHTDFGTVTVLDRQAGKGGLQVFTDEGGWEDAPYDPDAFTINIGDLMARWTGDRWRSGRHRVLPPPADVPAEELMSLVYFYECDPRTTVAPVPAPTGRVAYEPVDSHVYLRGKLDAITVS
- a CDS encoding nuclear transport factor 2 family protein — translated: MSQQQLERNKQIVVDYYRTAFGGDPEKAIADHFGDRYIQHNPDAADGPEAFIGFVEWLRGTYPELRLDIKRVVAEGDMVVTHSHLILRPGEPGRALADFFRLEDGKVVEHWDVIQEVPAESANPNGMF
- a CDS encoding aminoglycoside phosphotransferase family protein; the encoded protein is MVSTPPDGRAGIDAALVKRLLAAQFPQWSGLDVTPVEVDGWDNRTYRLGDDMTVRLPTGPGYVPAVDKENHWLPRLAPQLPVAVPPVLAMGAPGEGYPYPWSVRGWLDGETAAWERIGDRVQFAVSVAEFIRALQRADATGGPVGGEHSWYRGASPAFYDEETRCYLAALKGRVDTEKAAAVWEAALGAEWRGAPVWFHGDIAQGNLLVADGKLTAVIDFGTSGIGDPACDLVIAWGMFEGAEREAFREAVGQDAGMWARARGWSLWKSLLVLSECIDRDEEKAALNRRVIDAVLADHEQFGG
- a CDS encoding putative immunity protein, which codes for MPTKIELSEQELRAITGYAAACARRALPLFERQCPTDTRPRDAVDAADAFAGGGRRTAALRQIAWAAYKAAQETTAPAAEDAARAASHAAAAAYLHPLADAHQVKHILGAAAHAARAEELAGVAAGTLDWARHHAPPAVTAVLARMPAAPPGGGRAGELIRELDAALRT
- a CDS encoding cysteine hydrolase family protein, producing MADTALLVMDVQRDVVDIVGADSGYLGRLRAAIDGARAAGIPVIYVTMGLRAGQPEVSSRSRAMATVLEAGLFTEGAPGSEIHPDITPRPDDIVVTKRRGSAFSGSDLDLVLRARGINHLVLAGIATSAVVLTTLARGVDLDFGLTVLVDGCLDTDQELHRVLTERLFPLWADVVPVDEWLKALTASAG
- a CDS encoding zinc-dependent alcohol dehydrogenase family protein produces the protein MRAVVFERFGEPAGVRDVPDPVAAPRGVVVRVEATGVCRSDWHGWMGHEPEIVLPHVPGHEFAGVVAEVGAEVRGWRVGDRVTVPFSCGCGSCPTCASGNHQVCERGATPGFTHWGSFAEYIALDHADVNLVALPDDMAFTAAAGLGCRFATAFRAVVQQGRVAAGEWVAVHGCGGVGLSAVMIAAASGARVVAVDVAPGALELARKFGAVECVDATGVSDTAEVVRELTGGGAHLSLDALGAQVTCAASIGSLRRRGRHVQVGLLHDDPVMPMGRAIAYELQLIGSRGMAAHTYPGMLALVRSGVLRPDLLVTSTIGLGEAGAALAAMGSAPGPGVTVVEPFTP